A genomic segment from Pseudomonas sp. S09G 359 encodes:
- a CDS encoding dermonecrotic toxin domain-containing protein, whose amino-acid sequence MPTVFSPISPAHAVSLQFLSRPSLETVARQMLAEAIRQRFPTLAINLLHTRLASPQADGNWSLRLLMDHVLDYLASGVAPNFDDVAGLPCFLSDHPPTRLRMPEGAAQELQLSVIAELIRELPWALPLGLQNSLIDHWQQTGDTGASRWRWLADLLRETLRVSALRHSGLDLLERESLDQLIQYPDRDSRIERFGEHAVYAYCLQATLTHQSLSTRLLSPELMLVRVVAGRTLGLLCKPDGSIECLRSVETFTETWARRLATHYNVEAIACQRYEPDGNVFDAQAMLILNQQLENLAALRLPAGQPLAMLHQVYRQLTDPGLFFIDSLQVSPAALAALSPRIPDWLSHASGADQMRYREYCLALASAKKRSTGRTFLSGISDIRTYAADTLWQQMKRDEVTLGQIAADQSQADCFKPDDLELDFAVAAGYPGGAGIIEHRSLTLTELALKNLVGKPRGQATLRHRHAKPLPAWLTADYLSALVQQVDIGKAYPALLRTLLLEDSAEARQRETWFADQLSVQLPLQALELALKPPHALSRKGVHLVAALMQPNASQREVDGQPVVIRALALLRKPEAGADAVNTMFIIEAQDTQVGPHLLYRPLYADALLEFATRQALLEAIATPGELQTSVLTWLSNGARAVYDNGGFLQPHYVRFGQGDEFAPLQPPPPASLATDGASDELHQCLLNGRLMQYLFGSTARALVDQAERDSVSNNESRWAVLLEGGGLLFSSLLLPWLRGPAMLTGWLLALMASASQDIPALANPDPVTRELAAVDTLLNLGMLLLHLAPTPAITQPAIAGERLEQFLKPAVPRRESWPIRVAPTLSDNTVAVYGQWPGANQAPLDFSFANSRNQLTSAQRARLVRFKVPPPASLPEPIASGPDKGLYLIDRSTYALIEGDLFQVGHDADARVIVDPTDIRTQGPYLRLDDGRWVMDLRLRLRGGMPNKQLVAERQRKAARKQALQGQFELYLQQQVTEQRRVDLAENLWLQAQNDPRESAQERIRRRQRFDVALQQQTGEYEKILTTRQEREQLLIPLPPAAVARLMESAINNARKSVVFAGDDRTELYSANTAFTRQGPSLNLAVSANQREYLGFIHALTEINARQIHWLEFKDRYLQALFDLGEAGTQTYTRLTANRPATEYSALGVKNLQVRSLKFLCLKQFEQGPALALDNIFDTLQLHVRTHSELNDLALPPAEQLEVLSSLVEHYGEALDGLKGIGIVNADELLPTDFNRLLVLVESLYQDAARQLAAEVKPDPQPRRRQPKRPMVVSGKPAKKVIKTRKGMIIGELKPASTTLPIDVVEVRSEDTDQLLSSYSRHDDVWDEIRIEPAPASPRQSRNVQDIKAQANRLLAGLQEHLNRANSYLKVTRHPQELEEVLQYQANRLASVAGELERAAGERTDAERTLLENMRDAALRLNTHGKELRISASLQLPPTHANLEYLLLQDQVQIASLGQRLPMRGEQRDFIQEYAINDKKGFPLWYAHFHYPSATTPKLAYTAAHLKTRAQRKHSYQSLLSNAHDSQSIVNVHRGLIGRNLAERRFLPLVQ is encoded by the coding sequence ATGCCCACCGTTTTTTCACCCATCAGCCCGGCCCACGCCGTCAGCCTGCAGTTTCTAAGCCGGCCCAGTCTTGAGACTGTCGCCCGGCAAATGCTCGCCGAGGCCATCCGGCAACGTTTCCCGACGCTCGCCATCAACCTGCTGCACACCCGCCTGGCGAGCCCCCAGGCTGATGGCAATTGGAGCCTGCGCCTGCTGATGGATCACGTGCTGGACTACCTCGCCAGCGGCGTAGCGCCAAACTTCGATGACGTCGCCGGCCTGCCATGCTTCCTCTCTGACCACCCGCCCACTCGGCTGAGGATGCCCGAGGGCGCCGCGCAGGAGCTGCAGCTCAGCGTCATCGCCGAGCTGATCCGCGAACTGCCCTGGGCCCTACCCCTGGGCCTGCAAAACAGCCTGATTGACCACTGGCAGCAAACCGGCGACACCGGCGCCAGCCGTTGGCGCTGGCTCGCAGACTTGCTGCGCGAAACCCTGCGTGTCAGCGCGTTGCGCCATTCCGGGCTCGACCTGCTGGAACGCGAGAGCCTCGACCAACTGATCCAGTACCCCGACCGCGACAGCCGTATCGAACGCTTTGGCGAGCACGCGGTGTATGCCTATTGCCTGCAAGCCACCCTCACCCATCAGTCATTGAGCACGCGCCTGCTGAGCCCGGAGCTGATGCTGGTACGAGTCGTCGCAGGCCGCACCCTCGGCCTGCTGTGCAAGCCCGATGGCAGTATCGAGTGCCTGCGCTCAGTGGAGACTTTCACCGAGACCTGGGCCCGCCGGCTCGCGACGCACTACAACGTCGAGGCCATTGCCTGCCAACGCTACGAGCCCGACGGCAACGTGTTCGACGCCCAGGCCATGCTGATCCTCAACCAGCAACTGGAAAACCTCGCCGCCCTGCGATTGCCGGCCGGGCAACCGCTGGCGATGCTGCATCAGGTTTACCGGCAGTTGACCGATCCCGGGCTGTTTTTCATCGATTCGCTGCAGGTGTCGCCCGCCGCCCTGGCCGCACTCTCGCCGCGCATTCCCGACTGGCTGAGCCACGCGTCCGGCGCCGACCAGATGCGCTACCGCGAGTATTGCCTGGCACTCGCCAGTGCCAAAAAGCGCAGTACCGGCCGCACCTTTCTCAGCGGCATCAGCGATATCCGCACCTATGCCGCCGATACACTGTGGCAACAGATGAAGCGTGACGAGGTCACGTTGGGCCAGATCGCGGCCGACCAATCCCAGGCGGATTGTTTCAAACCCGATGACCTGGAACTGGACTTTGCTGTCGCCGCCGGCTATCCGGGCGGTGCGGGCATCATTGAGCACCGCAGCCTGACGCTGACCGAACTGGCGCTGAAGAACCTGGTCGGCAAACCGCGTGGCCAGGCCACCCTGCGCCACCGGCATGCCAAGCCGCTGCCGGCCTGGCTGACCGCCGACTACCTCAGCGCGCTCGTGCAGCAAGTCGATATCGGCAAGGCCTACCCGGCATTGCTCAGGACCCTGCTGCTGGAGGACAGCGCCGAAGCCCGCCAACGCGAAACCTGGTTTGCCGACCAGCTCAGCGTGCAGCTGCCGCTGCAGGCTCTGGAACTCGCACTCAAACCACCGCATGCCTTGAGTCGAAAAGGCGTGCACTTGGTCGCGGCCCTGATGCAGCCCAACGCCAGTCAACGTGAGGTTGACGGCCAGCCCGTGGTGATCCGCGCATTGGCACTGCTGCGCAAGCCCGAGGCGGGTGCCGATGCGGTCAACACCATGTTCATCATCGAAGCACAGGACACTCAGGTCGGGCCGCACTTGCTCTACCGCCCCCTGTATGCCGACGCACTGCTGGAATTCGCGACGCGCCAAGCCTTGCTCGAGGCCATTGCCACGCCTGGCGAGCTGCAAACCAGCGTGCTGACCTGGCTCTCCAACGGCGCCCGCGCGGTGTACGACAATGGCGGTTTCCTGCAACCGCATTACGTACGTTTCGGCCAGGGCGACGAATTCGCCCCGCTGCAACCCCCGCCACCCGCCAGCCTGGCCACGGACGGTGCCAGTGACGAATTGCACCAATGCCTGTTGAACGGGCGCCTCATGCAGTATCTGTTCGGGAGCACCGCACGGGCGCTGGTGGACCAGGCCGAGCGCGATTCGGTCTCCAACAACGAAAGCCGCTGGGCGGTGCTGCTGGAAGGTGGCGGCCTGCTGTTCAGCAGCCTGTTGCTGCCCTGGCTGCGCGGCCCGGCGATGCTCACCGGTTGGCTGCTGGCGCTGATGGCGAGTGCCAGCCAGGACATTCCGGCGCTGGCCAACCCTGACCCGGTGACCCGTGAACTGGCCGCCGTGGATACCCTGCTCAACCTGGGCATGCTCTTGCTGCATTTGGCGCCAACCCCTGCCATCACCCAACCGGCAATCGCCGGCGAGCGCCTGGAGCAGTTCTTGAAACCGGCGGTGCCGCGCCGCGAAAGCTGGCCGATCCGCGTGGCACCCACTCTTTCCGACAACACCGTCGCGGTGTATGGCCAATGGCCGGGCGCGAACCAGGCGCCGCTGGATTTCAGTTTCGCCAATTCGCGCAATCAGTTGACCTCGGCTCAACGCGCACGTCTGGTGCGCTTCAAGGTGCCGCCGCCGGCCAGCCTGCCGGAGCCGATTGCCAGCGGCCCCGATAAGGGCTTGTACTTGATAGACCGAAGCACCTACGCCTTGATCGAAGGTGACCTGTTCCAGGTCGGCCACGACGCAGACGCCAGGGTGATTGTCGACCCGACCGATATCCGCACCCAGGGCCCCTACCTGCGGCTCGATGATGGCCGCTGGGTGATGGACCTCAGGCTGCGCCTGCGTGGGGGCATGCCGAACAAGCAACTGGTTGCCGAACGCCAGCGCAAAGCGGCGAGAAAGCAGGCGCTACAGGGCCAATTCGAGCTTTACCTGCAGCAACAGGTCACAGAACAGCGGCGTGTCGACCTGGCGGAAAACCTGTGGCTCCAGGCCCAGAACGACCCGCGCGAAAGCGCCCAGGAGCGCATCCGTCGTCGACAACGCTTCGATGTGGCGCTGCAACAGCAAACGGGCGAATACGAAAAAATCCTCACCACCCGGCAGGAGCGCGAACAACTGCTGATTCCGCTGCCGCCAGCGGCGGTAGCCCGGCTGATGGAGAGCGCCATCAATAATGCGCGCAAAAGCGTAGTGTTTGCTGGAGATGACCGCACCGAACTCTACAGTGCCAACACCGCCTTCACCAGACAAGGCCCAAGCCTGAACCTCGCGGTCAGCGCCAATCAGCGCGAGTATCTGGGTTTTATCCACGCACTGACCGAGATCAACGCGCGGCAGATCCACTGGCTTGAGTTTAAGGACCGCTACCTGCAGGCACTGTTCGACTTGGGCGAGGCCGGCACCCAAACCTACACGCGACTGACGGCCAACCGCCCCGCAACGGAGTACAGCGCCCTAGGGGTAAAAAACCTGCAGGTGCGCAGCCTGAAATTTCTCTGCCTCAAGCAGTTCGAGCAGGGCCCGGCCCTGGCGCTCGATAACATCTTCGACACACTGCAATTGCATGTACGCACCCACAGCGAACTGAACGACCTGGCCCTGCCGCCCGCCGAACAACTCGAAGTATTGAGCAGCCTGGTGGAGCACTACGGCGAGGCACTCGATGGGTTGAAGGGCATCGGCATCGTCAATGCCGACGAGCTGTTGCCCACCGACTTCAACCGTTTGCTCGTGCTGGTCGAAAGCTTGTACCAGGACGCAGCACGGCAACTGGCTGCCGAGGTCAAGCCAGACCCGCAACCGCGCAGGCGCCAGCCCAAGCGGCCGATGGTGGTCAGTGGCAAGCCGGCCAAAAAAGTCATCAAGACCCGCAAGGGCATGATCATCGGCGAGCTCAAGCCCGCCAGCACCACATTGCCGATCGATGTGGTCGAAGTGCGCAGCGAGGACACCGACCAACTGCTGTCCAGCTACTCCCGGCATGACGACGTGTGGGATGAAATCCGCATAGAGCCTGCACCCGCCTCGCCACGCCAGAGCCGCAACGTGCAGGATATCAAGGCGCAGGCCAATCGGTTGCTCGCTGGCCTGCAAGAGCATCTGAATCGGGCAAACAGCTACCTGAAGGTTACCCGCCACCCTCAGGAGCTTGAAGAAGTGCTGCAGTACCAGGCCAATCGCCTGGCCAGCGTCGCGGGCGAACTGGAACGGGCTGCCGGCGAGCGCACCGACGCAGAACGCACACTGCTGGAAAACATGCGGGACGCAGCCCTGCGCCTGAACACCCACGGCAAGGAGCTGCGTATCAGCGCCAGCCTGCAACTGCCGCCCACTCACGCAAACCTGGAATACCTGCTGCTGCAAGACCAGGTACAGATCGCCAGCCTCGGCCAGCGCCTGCCGATGCGCGGCGAGCAGCGGGATTTCATCCAGGAGTACGCCATCAATGACAAGAAAGGCTTCCCGTTATGGTATGCGCACTTTCATTACCCCAGTGCCACGACGCCCAAGCTGGCGTACACCGCAGCCCACCTGAAAACCCGCGCACAACGCAAACACAGCTACCAGTCGTTGTTGAGCAATGCCCATGACTCGCAGAGCATCGTCAATGTGCATCGCGGGTTGATCGGCAGGAACCTGGCCGAGCGGCGCTTCCTGCCGTTGGTGCAATGA
- a CDS encoding RND family transporter, with product MSSHHNDKATFLERLIFNNRPAVIVICLLVSIFLFWQATLIRPSTSFEKMIPLKHPFIEKMMEHRNDLANLGNTVRISVEAKDGDIFTKEYMETLRQINDEVFYISGVDRSGLKSLWSPSVRWTEVTEEGFAGGEVIPQSYNGSPQSLDQLRNNVLKSGQVGRLVANDFKSSIVDIPLLESYPDPQDQGKLLALDYRKFSHELEDKIRDKFEAQNPNVKIHIVGFAKKVGDLIDGLVMVVLFFGVAFVITLILLLWFTNCVRSTIAVLSTTLVAVVWQLGLMHFFGFGLDPYSMLVPFLIFAIGISHGVQKINGIALQSSDADNALTAARRTFRQLFLPGMIAILADAVGFITLLIIDIGVIRELAIGASIGVAVIVFTNLILLPVAISYAGISQRAIARSKKDAHRDHPFWRLLSKFASPKVAPISILLALVAFGGGLWYSQNLKIGDLDQGAPELRPDSRYNKDNNFIISNYSTSSDVLVVMVKTKAEGCSRYEAMAPIDQLMWKMQNTEGVQSAISLVTVSKQMIKGMNEGNLKWETLSRNPDVLNNSIARADGLYNNNCSLAPVLVFLNDHKAETLDRAVHAVQDFAKENNKDGLEFILAAGNAGIEAATNEVIKESELTILILVYLCVATMCMITFRSWAATLCIVLPLVLTSVLGNALMAFMGIGVKVATLPVVALGVGIGVDYGIYIYSRLESFLRAGLPLQEAYYQTLKSTGKAVLFTGLCLAIGVCTWIFSAIKFQADMGLMLTFMLLWNMFGALWLLPALARFLIKPEKLAGQKGNSLFAH from the coding sequence ATGAGCAGTCATCACAACGATAAAGCGACCTTTCTTGAGCGCCTGATCTTCAACAACCGCCCGGCAGTGATCGTGATCTGCCTGCTGGTGAGTATTTTCCTGTTCTGGCAGGCGACGTTGATTCGCCCGTCCACCAGCTTTGAAAAGATGATCCCCCTCAAGCATCCCTTCATCGAAAAGATGATGGAGCACCGCAACGACCTGGCCAACCTCGGCAACACCGTGCGCATCTCGGTGGAGGCCAAGGACGGTGACATCTTCACCAAGGAGTACATGGAGACCCTGCGGCAGATCAACGACGAGGTGTTCTACATCTCCGGCGTCGACCGCTCGGGCCTCAAGTCGCTATGGAGCCCCAGCGTACGCTGGACCGAAGTGACCGAAGAAGGCTTTGCCGGCGGCGAAGTGATCCCGCAGAGCTACAACGGCTCGCCGCAGAGCCTCGACCAGCTGCGCAACAACGTGCTCAAGTCCGGCCAGGTCGGGCGCCTGGTGGCCAACGACTTCAAGTCGAGCATCGTCGATATCCCGCTGCTGGAGTCCTACCCGGACCCGCAGGACCAGGGCAAGTTGCTGGCCCTGGACTACCGCAAGTTCTCCCATGAACTGGAAGACAAGATCCGCGACAAGTTCGAAGCGCAGAACCCCAACGTCAAGATCCATATCGTCGGGTTTGCCAAGAAGGTCGGCGACCTGATCGACGGCCTGGTGATGGTGGTGCTGTTCTTTGGGGTCGCGTTCGTCATCACCTTGATCCTGCTGCTGTGGTTCACCAACTGCGTGCGCAGCACCATCGCGGTGTTGAGCACCACGCTGGTGGCGGTGGTCTGGCAGCTCGGGCTGATGCACTTTTTCGGCTTTGGCCTCGATCCGTATTCGATGCTGGTGCCGTTCCTGATCTTCGCCATCGGTATTTCCCATGGCGTGCAGAAAATCAACGGGATCGCCCTGCAGTCGAGTGACGCGGACAACGCGCTGACCGCCGCACGTCGCACCTTCCGGCAACTGTTCCTGCCGGGGATGATCGCGATCCTGGCGGACGCGGTGGGTTTCATCACGCTGCTGATCATCGACATCGGCGTGATCCGTGAATTGGCCATCGGCGCTTCCATTGGTGTGGCGGTGATCGTGTTCACCAACCTGATCCTGCTGCCGGTGGCGATTTCCTACGCCGGCATCAGCCAGCGCGCCATCGCCCGGAGCAAGAAAGACGCGCACCGCGATCACCCGTTCTGGCGCCTGCTGTCTAAATTCGCCAGCCCCAAAGTCGCCCCGATCTCGATCCTGCTGGCCCTGGTCGCCTTTGGTGGCGGCCTCTGGTACAGCCAGAACCTCAAGATCGGCGACTTGGACCAGGGCGCGCCGGAACTGCGCCCGGACTCGCGCTATAACAAAGACAACAACTTCATCATCAGCAACTACTCCACCAGCTCCGACGTGCTGGTGGTGATGGTCAAGACCAAGGCCGAAGGCTGCTCGCGTTATGAAGCCATGGCGCCCATCGACCAGTTGATGTGGAAGATGCAGAACACCGAGGGCGTGCAGTCGGCGATCTCGCTGGTGACCGTGTCCAAGCAGATGATCAAGGGCATGAACGAGGGCAACCTCAAATGGGAAACCCTGTCGCGCAACCCGGACGTGCTGAACAACTCCATCGCGCGTGCCGATGGCCTGTACAACAACAATTGCTCGCTGGCGCCGGTGCTGGTGTTCCTCAACGACCACAAGGCCGAAACCCTCGACCGTGCGGTGCATGCGGTGCAGGACTTTGCCAAGGAAAACAACAAGGACGGCCTGGAATTCATTCTCGCCGCCGGTAACGCCGGGATCGAAGCGGCCACCAACGAAGTGATCAAGGAATCGGAACTGACCATCCTGATCCTGGTGTACCTGTGCGTGGCCACCATGTGCATGATCACCTTCCGTTCCTGGGCGGCAACCCTGTGCATCGTGCTGCCGCTGGTGCTGACCTCGGTGCTCGGCAACGCGTTGATGGCGTTCATGGGCATCGGCGTCAAGGTCGCGACCTTGCCGGTGGTAGCACTGGGCGTGGGGATCGGCGTGGACTACGGCATCTACATCTACAGCCGCCTGGAAAGCTTCCTGCGCGCCGGGTTGCCACTGCAAGAGGCGTACTACCAGACGCTCAAGTCCACCGGTAAAGCCGTGTTGTTCACCGGCCTGTGCCTGGCGATCGGCGTGTGCACCTGGATCTTCTCAGCCATCAAGTTCCAGGCGGATATGGGCCTGATGCTGACCTTCATGCTGCTGTGGAACATGTTCGGCGCGCTGTGGCTGTTGCCGGCGCTGGCACGTTTCCTGATCAAGCCCGAGAAGCTGGCAGGGCAGAAGGGTAACTCGCTGTTCGCCCACTGA
- a CDS encoding lactonase family protein produces the protein MMMRKFWPLLMAGSVGAMSVQAAPADTYELLVGSYTAGTSEGIYRLQFDSRTGQFSGKPVLAAKAANPSWLTVSKDQKHLYVVNENGPGQKDPVGRVSSYSIDPQNHQLTLINQVQSLGNEPTHSSVAADGRYLFVANYSVLEDPGGSLAVLPVDAEGKLSAPVQLSGHPASRVNPERQASNHVHSVVSSPDGKYVFVQDLGADRIFAYHYDPKANHELPLTPADPAFVQLPPGSGPRHLLFSADGKHAWLTTEMSAQVAVFDYKDGKLTQTQLVDFAAGQPVSDKAGAALHASSDGKFLYVSNRGTANQMLVFSIDPATAHLKELQRRSVEGDHPREFSLDPSGKFLLIANQKSNAIVVVERDPKTGLLGKTVQTLPIDAPSDLKFVLRQ, from the coding sequence ATGATGATGCGTAAATTCTGGCCGCTGCTGATGGCCGGCAGTGTTGGCGCGATGTCGGTACAGGCCGCGCCGGCTGACACCTATGAACTGTTGGTCGGCAGCTACACCGCCGGCACCAGCGAAGGGATCTACCGCTTGCAGTTCGACAGCCGTACCGGGCAGTTCAGTGGCAAGCCGGTGCTGGCGGCCAAGGCGGCCAACCCGTCGTGGCTGACGGTATCCAAGGACCAGAAGCACCTGTATGTGGTCAATGAAAACGGCCCGGGCCAGAAAGACCCGGTCGGCCGCGTGAGCAGCTACAGCATTGACCCGCAGAATCATCAGCTGACCCTGATCAACCAGGTGCAGAGCCTGGGCAACGAACCGACCCATTCCAGCGTGGCCGCAGACGGGCGCTACCTGTTTGTCGCCAACTATTCGGTCCTCGAAGACCCGGGCGGCAGCCTCGCGGTATTGCCGGTCGACGCCGAGGGCAAGCTGTCGGCACCGGTGCAGTTGAGCGGGCACCCGGCCAGCCGGGTCAACCCTGAGCGCCAGGCCTCCAACCACGTGCACTCGGTGGTTTCATCGCCGGATGGCAAATACGTGTTTGTGCAGGACCTGGGTGCGGACCGGATTTTTGCCTACCACTACGACCCCAAGGCCAACCACGAACTGCCGCTGACCCCGGCGGACCCTGCCTTTGTGCAATTGCCGCCGGGCAGCGGGCCGCGACACCTGCTGTTCAGCGCCGATGGCAAGCATGCCTGGCTGACCACGGAGATGAGCGCGCAGGTGGCGGTGTTCGACTACAAGGATGGCAAGCTGACCCAGACCCAGCTTGTGGACTTTGCCGCCGGCCAGCCGGTGTCCGACAAGGCGGGCGCTGCGCTGCATGCCTCCAGCGATGGCAAATTCCTGTATGTGAGCAATCGCGGCACGGCCAACCAGATGCTGGTATTCAGCATCGACCCGGCCACGGCGCACCTCAAAGAGCTGCAGCGTCGCTCCGTTGAGGGAGACCACCCGCGCGAGTTCAGCCTGGACCCGAGTGGCAAGTTCTTGCTGATCGCCAACCAGAAAAGCAACGCGATTGTGGTGGTCGAACGCGACCCCAAGACCGGTCTGCTGGGTAAAACCGTGCAGACTTTGCCGATCGATGCGCCCAGCGACCTCAAGTTTGTGCTGCGTCAATAA
- a CDS encoding YCF48-related protein, which yields MGRVVCRPRAARKVALLAAALSLFGFGVTAAQAASDTTVAAVFAIESPKAAKGLMIDVVHAGKRLVAVGDRGHILYSDDQGSTWTQAKVPTRQLLTAVFFVDDKHGWAVGHDAQILASTDGGATWTQQYQDLKREAPLLDVWFNDASHGLAVGAYGALIETTDGGKTWEDVSDRLDNEDQFHLNAIAHIKDAGLFIVGEQGSMFRSSDDGQTWEKLEGPYEGSLFGVISTAQPQTLLAYGLRGNLYRSTDFGSTWEQVELNAARGALEFGLSGATLLEDGSIVVVGNGGSVVVSHDDGQTFSVFNRPDRISLSAVTAAGNGNLILAGQGGVRVAKPTGAELEKQ from the coding sequence ATGGGTAGGGTTGTTTGCCGCCCACGCGCCGCACGCAAGGTTGCGTTGCTGGCCGCAGCGCTCTCGCTGTTTGGATTCGGCGTAACTGCCGCCCAGGCCGCCAGCGATACCACTGTTGCTGCAGTGTTTGCGATTGAATCCCCCAAGGCCGCCAAAGGCCTGATGATCGACGTGGTCCACGCCGGCAAGCGCCTGGTGGCGGTCGGTGATCGCGGGCACATCCTCTATTCCGATGACCAGGGCAGCACCTGGACCCAAGCCAAAGTGCCCACCCGGCAACTGCTCACCGCGGTTTTTTTCGTTGATGACAAACACGGTTGGGCGGTCGGCCATGATGCGCAGATCCTTGCCAGCACCGACGGCGGCGCCACCTGGACCCAGCAATACCAGGACCTCAAGCGTGAAGCGCCGTTGCTCGACGTGTGGTTCAACGACGCCAGCCACGGCCTGGCCGTGGGCGCCTACGGTGCGCTGATCGAAACCACCGACGGCGGCAAAACCTGGGAAGACGTCAGCGACCGCCTCGACAACGAAGACCAGTTCCACCTCAACGCCATTGCCCATATCAAGGACGCAGGCCTGTTTATCGTCGGCGAGCAGGGCAGCATGTTCCGCTCCAGCGACGACGGCCAGACCTGGGAGAAACTCGAAGGCCCCTACGAGGGCTCGCTGTTTGGCGTGATCAGCACCGCCCAGCCGCAAACCCTGTTGGCCTATGGCCTGCGCGGCAACCTGTACCGTTCCACGGACTTTGGCAGCACCTGGGAGCAGGTCGAATTGAACGCGGCGCGTGGGGCGCTGGAGTTTGGTTTGTCGGGCGCGACCTTGCTGGAGGACGGTTCCATCGTCGTGGTCGGCAACGGCGGCAGCGTGGTGGTCAGCCACGACGACGGGCAGACCTTCAGCGTGTTCAACCGCCCGGATCGCATTTCGCTGTCGGCGGTGACGGCGGCCGGCAATGGCAACCTGATTCTGGCCGGGCAGGGTGGCGTGCGCGTCGCCAAGCCCACCGGTGCAGAACTCGAAAAACAATAA
- a CDS encoding DUF5629 family protein: MTQTLLTTIPTSDMLVIDGLYTFDFRLEDQHLHITTTEGREEKRWNFDLQQLQAATFDEASQSWTLTDGTGEHRLVCMNGATGNNNDEDEADDDA, from the coding sequence ATGACCCAGACTCTACTGACGACAATCCCCACCAGCGACATGCTGGTCATCGATGGGTTGTACACCTTTGATTTTCGTCTGGAGGACCAGCACTTGCACATCACGACCACCGAGGGCCGTGAGGAAAAGCGCTGGAATTTCGATCTGCAACAACTGCAAGCCGCGACGTTCGATGAAGCGTCGCAGAGTTGGACCCTTACCGATGGCACGGGCGAACACCGCCTGGTCTGCATGAACGGCGCCACCGGCAACAATAACGATGAGGATGAAGCGGATGATGATGCGTAA
- a CDS encoding glutathione S-transferase: MSEALLYSFRRCPYAMRARLALRYSGVAVRIVEVSLKAKPAEMLALSPKGTVPVLSVDGTVIDESLDIMHWALAQHDPEDWRLGGDPAVAALIAENDQVFKHHLNRYKYAERYPEQPMEHYRAEGEVFLHKLEGLLAGRAYLLADHPSLADMALAPFVRQFAHVDRDWFAGTPYSRLQQWLETIVQSPLFISVMAKPT, translated from the coding sequence GTGAGCGAAGCGCTGCTGTATTCGTTTCGGCGCTGCCCGTATGCGATGCGCGCGCGTTTGGCCTTGCGCTACTCAGGCGTGGCGGTGCGGATCGTCGAGGTCAGCCTCAAGGCCAAGCCGGCCGAGATGCTGGCGCTGTCGCCCAAGGGCACGGTGCCAGTGCTGAGCGTGGATGGCACGGTAATCGATGAAAGCCTGGACATCATGCACTGGGCCCTGGCGCAGCATGATCCGGAGGATTGGCGGCTGGGCGGCGATCCGGCGGTGGCGGCACTGATCGCAGAAAATGACCAGGTGTTCAAACATCATTTGAATCGATACAAATATGCCGAACGCTACCCGGAGCAGCCGATGGAACACTATCGGGCCGAGGGCGAGGTGTTTTTGCACAAGCTGGAAGGGTTGTTGGCGGGCCGTGCGTATTTGCTGGCCGATCACCCAAGCCTGGCGGACATGGCCCTGGCGCCGTTCGTGCGCCAATTTGCACATGTGGACCGCGACTGGTTCGCTGGCACGCCGTATAGCCGATTGCAGCAGTGGCTTGAGACTATTGTGCAATCACCGCTATTCATCAGCGTGATGGCGAAGCCCACATAA